Proteins found in one Oribacterium sp. oral taxon 102 genomic segment:
- a CDS encoding zinc metallopeptidase — MYGYFYDSTYILVLLGALIAMWASWNVRSSFRKYEKVANHGGITGAQAAEAILHGAGICDVRVEHISGSLTDHFSPEERVLRLSDSVYGSRSVAAIGVAAHECGHAMQYEADYFPIHVRTAVIPMANIGSQLSWPLILAGLLLGWAGLVNIGIVLFALVVVFQLVTLPVEFDASGRAIRVLRETAMLNEQELEGAKRVLTAAALTYVAALVSSALQLFRLVLLSQRRRR, encoded by the coding sequence ATGTACGGATATTTTTATGATTCTACATACATTCTGGTACTGCTCGGCGCGCTTATTGCGATGTGGGCGTCATGGAATGTGAGGAGCAGCTTCCGGAAATACGAGAAGGTCGCGAACCACGGAGGGATTACCGGCGCGCAGGCGGCGGAGGCGATTCTTCATGGAGCGGGGATCTGCGACGTTCGGGTGGAACACATTTCCGGCAGTCTGACGGATCATTTCTCGCCGGAGGAGAGAGTGCTGCGGCTTTCGGACAGCGTCTACGGCTCCCGCTCTGTGGCGGCGATCGGCGTCGCAGCGCACGAATGCGGACATGCCATGCAGTATGAGGCGGATTATTTTCCGATTCATGTCCGCACTGCCGTCATTCCGATGGCGAATATCGGCTCGCAGCTTTCCTGGCCGCTTATCCTGGCAGGTCTCCTGCTGGGTTGGGCGGGGCTTGTCAATATCGGCATTGTCCTCTTTGCACTCGTAGTGGTTTTTCAGCTCGTGACGCTGCCGGTGGAGTTTGATGCCAGCGGACGGGCAATCCGGGTTCTGCGGGAGACCGCGATGCTCAACGAGCAGGAGCTGGAGGGCGCGAAGCGGGTTCTGACCGCTGCGGCACTTACCTATGTGGCAGCGCTTGTCTCCTCTGCCCTGCAGCTCTTCCGGCTCGTGCTGCTTTCGCAGCGGCGTCGGAGGTAG
- a CDS encoding cytidine deaminase, whose amino-acid sequence MDNKNLIRAAFEARGRAYTPYSHFQVGAALLSADGQLFQGCNIENASYGVSNCAERTALFKAVSEGVREFSKIAIVGGPEGAEHFSICEPCGICRQALAEFCDIDRFTVLLAKSEEDYEEYLLCELLPHAFLPAHLGK is encoded by the coding sequence ATGGACAATAAGAATTTGATTCGCGCGGCATTTGAAGCACGCGGCAGGGCTTACACGCCCTATTCTCATTTTCAGGTCGGCGCTGCGCTGCTTTCCGCAGATGGACAGCTTTTTCAGGGCTGCAATATTGAGAACGCATCCTACGGCGTATCGAACTGCGCGGAGAGAACCGCGCTGTTCAAGGCGGTCAGCGAGGGCGTGAGGGAGTTCTCGAAAATTGCTATCGTCGGCGGTCCGGAGGGGGCGGAGCACTTCTCGATCTGCGAGCCCTGCGGGATCTGTCGGCAGGCACTGGCAGAGTTCTGTGATATCGATCGGTTTACGGTTCTTCTCGCAAAATCGGAGGAGGACTATGAGGAATATCTGCTTTGCGAGCTGCTGCCGCATGCATTTCTGCCGGCTCATCTGGGGAAGTAG
- the deoD gene encoding purine-nucleoside phosphorylase codes for MPTPHNAAQRGDIAKTVLLPGDPLRAKFIADNYLTEVRCFNMVRNMLGFTGIYQGKRISVMGGGMGIPSVAIYSYELFHAYDVDNIIRIGSAGGLQKDVNLKDVVIAMGACTDSNYAYQYELPGLFAPIADFGLLEKAVKAARELGIEPKVGNVVSSDIFYNQFTDVNKKWASMGALCVEMEAAALYMNAIAAHKHALAILTISDHLFKAEKLSAEERQVGFRQMMEIALRIAE; via the coding sequence ATGCCAACACCACATAATGCTGCCCAAAGGGGTGATATCGCGAAGACTGTGCTTTTGCCGGGCGATCCGCTTCGCGCGAAGTTCATCGCGGATAACTACCTCACAGAGGTGCGCTGCTTCAACATGGTTCGGAATATGCTGGGATTCACCGGTATCTATCAGGGGAAACGTATTTCCGTCATGGGAGGCGGCATGGGCATTCCCTCGGTTGCCATCTATTCCTATGAGCTTTTCCATGCGTATGATGTGGACAACATTATTCGGATCGGCTCTGCAGGAGGACTGCAGAAGGATGTGAATCTGAAGGATGTCGTCATTGCGATGGGAGCCTGTACGGATTCCAACTATGCCTATCAGTACGAGCTTCCGGGTCTTTTCGCGCCGATCGCGGACTTCGGGCTTTTGGAGAAGGCAGTGAAGGCGGCGAGAGAGCTCGGCATAGAGCCGAAGGTGGGAAATGTCGTCTCCTCGGATATTTTCTACAATCAATTTACGGATGTAAATAAGAAGTGGGCTTCCATGGGTGCGCTCTGCGTCGAAATGGAGGCGGCGGCGCTCTATATGAATGCAATCGCCGCGCACAAGCATGCCCTTGCGATTCTGACCATTTCGGATCACCTCTTCAAGGCAGAGAAGCTCTCTGCGGAGGAGAGGCAGGTCGGTTTCCGGCAGATGATGGAAATCGCGCTGCGGATCGCGGAGTAA
- the udp gene encoding uridine phosphorylase, producing the protein MINYSESERLYHIDVAPGEVGRYVLLPGDPKRCEKIAAYFENPVKVADHREYVTYTGMLDGERVSVCSTGIGGPSASIALEELTMCGADTFIRVGTAGGIDLDVTAGDIVIANGAIRMDGTSKEYAPLEWPAVSDFALTAELVAAAEELGFRSHVGVVQCKDAFYGQHKPAELPNSTELLRKWEAWKRLGCKASEMESATLFTVGAYLHVRVGAVLFIMSNQERLKAGLPNEIEHDTDKAIRTAVSAIRRMIRRDRGKDRAQ; encoded by the coding sequence ATGATCAATTATTCAGAGTCGGAGCGACTCTATCATATCGATGTAGCGCCGGGAGAGGTCGGGAGATATGTGCTCCTTCCGGGAGATCCGAAGCGCTGTGAGAAGATCGCCGCTTACTTCGAGAATCCGGTGAAGGTCGCCGATCATCGGGAGTATGTTACCTATACCGGGATGCTGGACGGCGAACGGGTGAGCGTCTGTTCGACGGGAATCGGCGGACCTTCTGCCTCAATCGCCTTAGAGGAGCTCACGATGTGCGGGGCGGATACCTTTATCCGTGTCGGAACGGCGGGAGGGATCGATCTCGACGTGACGGCGGGTGATATCGTGATCGCGAATGGTGCGATCCGTATGGATGGAACGAGCAAGGAGTACGCGCCGCTGGAGTGGCCTGCGGTTTCGGATTTCGCGCTGACTGCGGAGCTCGTCGCAGCGGCGGAGGAGCTGGGATTCCGCTCTCATGTTGGTGTGGTGCAGTGCAAGGATGCCTTCTACGGACAGCATAAGCCGGCGGAGCTTCCGAACAGCACGGAGCTTCTCAGGAAGTGGGAGGCATGGAAGCGCCTCGGCTGTAAGGCTTCGGAGATGGAGAGCGCGACGCTCTTTACTGTGGGGGCTTATCTCCATGTGCGCGTCGGCGCAGTGCTCTTCATCATGTCGAATCAGGAGAGACTGAAGGCGGGACTTCCCAACGAGATCGAGCATGACACGGACAAGGCGATCCGTACCGCAGTTTCGGCGATTCGCAGGATGATCCGCAGGGACAGAGGAAAGGACAGGGCACAATGA
- a CDS encoding phosphopentomutase, with product MRFKRIFLIVLDSLGMGSARDAADFGDSGADTWGHIAERNPNMKVPNLQALGMANLKELTGILPVERPMGYFLRLNEASRGKDTMTGHWEMMGLRTEKPFITFTEHGFPKELIRELEERTGHRVIGNKAASGTEILDELAEEQIRDGSMIVYTSADSVLQICGHEDDRIFGLQELYRCCEIAREITMRDEWRVGRVIARPYVGMRRGEFKRTANRHDLAVKPFGRTVLNALKDAGFDMISIGKINDIFVGEGVTRAIHSVSSVNGMEQTIEEAGTDDFTGLCFVNLVDFDALWGHRRDPKGYAEEIERFDRKLGELLPRLGEQDLLILTADHGNDPTYSGTDHTREQVPMLAYGKGLAGGLLPEQESFAVIGATIAENFGVAMPEGTIGASLLGRLQ from the coding sequence ATGAGATTTAAAAGGATTTTCCTGATCGTGCTGGACTCTCTCGGCATGGGTTCGGCGAGGGATGCGGCGGACTTCGGGGACAGCGGGGCGGATACCTGGGGACATATCGCGGAGAGGAATCCGAATATGAAGGTGCCGAACCTGCAGGCGCTCGGGATGGCGAACCTGAAGGAGCTGACGGGGATTCTGCCGGTGGAGAGGCCGATGGGGTACTTTCTCCGGCTGAATGAGGCATCCAGAGGTAAGGACACGATGACCGGACACTGGGAAATGATGGGACTCAGGACGGAGAAGCCCTTCATTACTTTCACGGAGCACGGCTTCCCGAAGGAACTGATCCGTGAGCTCGAAGAGCGAACCGGACACAGAGTGATCGGCAACAAGGCGGCATCCGGCACAGAGATTCTGGATGAGCTGGCAGAGGAGCAGATCCGGGACGGAAGCATGATCGTCTATACCTCGGCGGACTCGGTGCTGCAGATCTGCGGACATGAAGACGATAGGATTTTCGGCTTGCAGGAGCTCTATCGCTGCTGCGAGATCGCGCGGGAAATTACCATGCGGGATGAATGGAGGGTGGGACGCGTCATTGCCCGCCCGTATGTCGGGATGCGGAGAGGGGAGTTCAAACGAACCGCCAACCGGCACGACCTCGCAGTGAAGCCCTTCGGCAGGACGGTGCTCAATGCCTTGAAGGATGCGGGATTTGATATGATTTCCATTGGAAAGATCAATGACATCTTCGTCGGAGAGGGTGTGACGCGGGCGATTCATTCCGTGAGCTCCGTCAACGGAATGGAGCAGACGATAGAGGAGGCAGGGACAGACGATTTCACGGGGCTCTGCTTCGTGAACCTTGTGGACTTTGACGCGCTCTGGGGACATCGCAGAGATCCGAAGGGCTACGCAGAGGAGATCGAGCGCTTCGATCGGAAGCTAGGGGAGCTGCTTCCGCGCCTTGGGGAGCAGGATCTTCTGATCCTGACGGCAGACCATGGCAATGATCCGACCTACAGCGGGACGGATCACACCAGAGAGCAGGTACCGATGCTGGCATACGGCAAGGGACTCGCGGGAGGGCTTCTGCCGGAGCAGGAGAGCTTCGCAGTGATCGGTGCGACAATCGCGGAGAACTTCGGCGTTGCTATGCCGGAGGGAACGATCGGTGCGTCGCTGCTGGGACGCTTGCAGTGA
- a CDS encoding nucleoside deaminase: MTQAEKDAYFMRLAIREARKAGRNGDVPIGCVIVYDGSRPDSMADRNAETLGIVPGTVIGRGYNRRNRDRSALAHAEILAIRSACRAFSDWRIEDCTMYVTLEPCPMCAGAILQARIPRLVMAVRNAKAGFCGSVLDVLHLRELNHRAEVREGVCREECSALLSDFFSHMRGKI; this comes from the coding sequence ATGACGCAGGCGGAAAAGGATGCATACTTCATGCGTCTTGCCATTCGGGAGGCACGGAAGGCGGGGCGGAACGGGGATGTGCCGATCGGCTGCGTGATCGTCTATGACGGAAGCAGACCGGACAGCATGGCGGATCGGAATGCGGAGACGCTGGGGATCGTGCCGGGGACTGTCATCGGCAGGGGCTATAACCGCAGGAACCGAGACAGGAGTGCGCTTGCGCACGCTGAAATTCTCGCGATCCGGAGTGCGTGCCGTGCTTTCTCGGACTGGCGGATCGAGGACTGCACGATGTATGTGACATTGGAGCCCTGTCCGATGTGCGCAGGCGCTATCCTGCAGGCGCGCATTCCCCGGCTGGTGATGGCGGTGCGGAACGCCAAGGCGGGCTTCTGCGGTTCTGTGCTGGACGTGCTCCATCTGCGCGAACTGAATCATCGGGCAGAGGTTCGGGAGGGGGTTTGCCGGGAGGAATGCAGCGCACTTCTGTCGGACTTTTTTTCGCACATGAGAGGGAAGATATGA
- a CDS encoding thiamine diphosphokinase, with product MSRIGGRRCIIAGAGDFFGIPAGLRIDPERDLLIAADAGYENLCAVGLRPQLIVGDFDSMRVEGVAGTTGEVAGLSIFADAEKAEYIHHLRKTELDGIETRIIDPVKNDPDLLACVRIGLEEGCTEFHILGGTGKRMDHSIANLQILGFLAKRGCHAYLYGREQLITAIHNEERCFPAGRRGYFSALSLSDESCGVSEEGFKYIIREVTLNNLTPTGLSNEFVGMAARISVREGTLLLIYDIVP from the coding sequence ATGAGCAGAATCGGCGGCAGGCGCTGTATCATCGCCGGCGCGGGAGATTTTTTCGGGATTCCGGCGGGACTTCGGATCGATCCGGAGAGAGATCTCCTGATTGCCGCGGATGCCGGCTATGAAAATCTGTGTGCGGTGGGGCTTCGGCCGCAGCTGATCGTCGGAGACTTCGACTCGATGCGGGTGGAGGGGGTCGCAGGAACGACCGGTGAGGTCGCGGGACTCTCGATCTTTGCCGATGCGGAGAAGGCAGAGTATATTCATCATCTGAGAAAAACGGAGCTGGATGGGATTGAGACCCGGATCATTGATCCGGTCAAGAATGACCCGGATCTGCTTGCCTGTGTGCGGATCGGGCTGGAGGAGGGCTGTACAGAGTTTCATATCCTGGGCGGCACCGGGAAACGAATGGATCACAGCATTGCCAACCTGCAGATCCTCGGATTTCTGGCGAAGCGGGGCTGTCATGCGTATCTCTATGGGAGAGAGCAGCTTATCACGGCGATCCACAATGAGGAGAGATGCTTCCCTGCAGGGCGGAGAGGCTACTTCTCGGCGCTGTCGCTCAGCGACGAGAGCTGCGGTGTGAGCGAGGAGGGCTTCAAGTATATTATCCGGGAGGTGACGCTGAACAACCTGACGCCGACAGGTCTCAGCAATGAGTTTGTCGGGATGGCGGCGCGGATCTCGGTAAGAGAGGGAACGCTGCTGCTGATCTACGATATTGTCCCCTGA
- a CDS encoding AI-2E family transporter yields the protein MKREKWEEQIKWGLTAFLVLAAAVAVYLLSTNLKTIQAGLSTLLMILRPIIYGAVMAYLMAPVYDWAAGAVRKRLSLLSSAERAQTGKPSDKGIAERLRKRADRMEGIARLTGTLAALLLLITVSTGLVSMVIPELLKSVTNLINTFPSTAGNFYDSASQALSGYPEVQTTLENLYEELYSFVSGFMSNTLLPNIRNIVGSLSSGILSMVKWLMNLLLGLIVMVYLLNMKEKLVGQFRKLLFAFFPQHMAEAVVSELKYIDRMFGGFIVGKIVDSVIIGFLTFFVLSVMKMPYVMLVSVVVGATNVIPFFGPFIGAIPSFVLIFLASPMQGLYFLIVILVIQQLDGNVIGPKILGNSTGVSSFWVLFSILLFGGLFGFVGMIIAVPTWAVLMNLLRRYVNRRLREKRLPEDAAAYQEL from the coding sequence ATGAAGAGGGAGAAATGGGAGGAGCAGATCAAGTGGGGGCTTACCGCGTTCTTGGTTTTGGCGGCGGCGGTGGCGGTATACCTTTTGAGCACGAATCTGAAAACAATTCAGGCGGGACTGAGCACGCTTCTGATGATCCTTCGTCCGATTATTTACGGGGCGGTGATGGCGTACCTGATGGCACCGGTCTATGACTGGGCGGCAGGCGCGGTGCGAAAGCGGCTCTCGCTGCTGTCTTCGGCAGAGAGAGCACAGACGGGGAAGCCTTCGGATAAGGGAATTGCGGAGCGGCTCCGGAAGCGGGCGGACAGAATGGAGGGGATTGCGAGGCTTACAGGGACACTTGCGGCGCTGCTGCTTCTCATCACAGTCAGCACCGGACTGGTTTCAATGGTGATCCCGGAGCTGCTGAAATCCGTCACGAACCTGATCAATACCTTTCCGTCAACTGCCGGAAATTTCTATGACAGTGCAAGTCAGGCCCTCTCCGGTTATCCGGAGGTTCAGACGACACTGGAGAATCTCTATGAGGAGCTGTACAGTTTTGTCTCCGGTTTTATGAGCAATACCCTGCTTCCGAATATACGAAATATCGTTGGTTCCCTTTCCAGCGGGATTTTATCCATGGTGAAATGGCTGATGAATCTGCTGCTCGGGTTGATCGTGATGGTATATCTCCTGAATATGAAGGAAAAGCTGGTCGGACAGTTCCGGAAGCTGCTTTTCGCCTTTTTTCCGCAGCACATGGCGGAGGCGGTTGTATCGGAGCTGAAGTATATCGACAGGATGTTCGGCGGCTTCATCGTCGGAAAGATCGTGGACTCCGTGATCATCGGCTTCCTCACCTTCTTCGTACTCAGTGTGATGAAGATGCCCTACGTCATGCTGGTGTCGGTGGTAGTGGGTGCGACCAATGTGATCCCCTTCTTCGGCCCGTTCATCGGCGCGATACCTAGCTTTGTCCTGATCTTCCTCGCCAGTCCGATGCAGGGACTCTATTTCCTGATCGTGATTCTGGTGATTCAGCAGCTTGACGGTAATGTGATCGGACCGAAGATTCTCGGGAATTCTACCGGCGTTTCGAGCTTCTGGGTGCTGTTTTCGATCCTGCTCTTCGGCGGACTCTTCGGCTTCGTGGGTATGATTATCGCGGTGCCTACCTGGGCGGTGCTGATGAACCTCCTCCGCCGTTATGTGAACCGCAGGCTCCGCGAGAAGCGTCTCCCGGAGGATGCGGCGGCATATCAGGAGCTATGA
- the kduI gene encoding 5-dehydro-4-deoxy-D-glucuronate isomerase, with protein sequence MEIRYSANPEDVKRYTTEELRREFLISDLYRSDEVTAVYSHVDRMVTFGCMPVREEVPLDKGIDCWHNFGTHYILERREIGIFNIGGAGRIMVDGTEYRLSYKDCLYITKGARKVSFRSDEPSKPAKFYMVSAPAHISYETRLITMQEANHRPVGERALSNERVINQFIHPDVLKTAQLSMGMTELKEGSVWNTMPSHTHERRMEIYTYFEVPEDQAVFHFMGRPQETRHLVLRNEEAVISPSWSIHSAAATHNYTFIWAMGGENQEFDDMDTIRTPDLR encoded by the coding sequence ATGGAGATTCGTTACAGCGCCAATCCGGAGGATGTGAAGAGATATACGACAGAGGAGCTTCGCCGGGAGTTCCTGATCAGCGATTTGTACCGCTCAGACGAGGTTACGGCGGTTTATTCCCATGTGGATCGGATGGTTACTTTCGGCTGTATGCCGGTGAGGGAGGAGGTGCCGCTGGATAAGGGAATCGACTGCTGGCATAATTTCGGAACACACTACATTCTGGAGAGACGGGAGATCGGGATTTTCAATATCGGCGGTGCAGGCAGGATCATGGTGGATGGTACGGAGTACCGTCTTTCCTACAAGGACTGCCTTTATATCACGAAGGGGGCGAGGAAGGTCAGCTTCCGTTCGGATGAGCCTTCAAAGCCGGCGAAGTTCTACATGGTCTCTGCCCCGGCGCATATCAGCTATGAGACGAGGCTGATCACGATGCAGGAGGCGAACCATCGCCCGGTCGGTGAGCGGGCGCTCTCCAATGAGAGAGTCATCAATCAGTTCATACATCCGGATGTGCTGAAGACTGCGCAGCTCTCGATGGGGATGACAGAGCTCAAGGAGGGCTCCGTCTGGAATACGATGCCGAGCCATACGCATGAGCGCAGGATGGAAATCTACACCTATTTCGAGGTGCCGGAGGATCAGGCGGTGTTCCATTTTATGGGGCGTCCTCAGGAGACGAGGCATCTCGTGCTCCGGAATGAGGAAGCGGTAATTTCGCCGTCGTGGTCGATTCACAGCGCGGCAGCGACACACAACTATACCTTCATCTGGGCAATGGGCGGAGAGAACCAGGAATTTGACGATATGGATACGATCCGTACACCGGATCTGCGATGA
- a CDS encoding SEC-C metal-binding domain-containing protein, whose product MATLLENWRVQAYGDGRAKAEQEKLWQEYFALEKGFYAEVLKDPSHVFTGSVQELAEHFGINVFYFTGILDGIDESLKGFHNPIETMDENTEVRIEIDPEKLYYNMVEAKASWLYGLPEWDGILSEERRRELYKEQKKSGTVRRESKKIYPNDPCPCGSGKKYKKCHMRQDEEMAMKALSEEA is encoded by the coding sequence ATGGCAACATTACTGGAAAACTGGAGAGTGCAGGCCTACGGGGACGGACGCGCGAAGGCGGAGCAGGAGAAGCTCTGGCAGGAATACTTTGCGTTGGAGAAGGGCTTCTATGCGGAGGTTCTGAAGGATCCGAGCCATGTCTTTACCGGCTCTGTACAGGAGCTGGCGGAGCACTTTGGCATCAATGTCTTTTACTTTACCGGCATACTGGACGGCATCGATGAGTCTCTGAAGGGCTTCCATAACCCGATCGAGACGATGGATGAGAACACCGAGGTTCGCATCGAGATCGACCCGGAGAAGCTTTATTACAATATGGTGGAGGCGAAGGCGAGCTGGCTCTACGGGCTTCCGGAGTGGGACGGCATTCTCTCCGAGGAGAGGCGCAGGGAACTGTACAAGGAGCAGAAGAAGTCCGGCACTGTCCGCAGAGAGTCGAAGAAGATTTACCCGAACGACCCGTGTCCCTGCGGTTCCGGAAAGAAGTACAAGAAGTGCCATATGCGGCAGGACGAGGAGATGGCAATGAAGGCGCTCTCTGAGGAGGCTTGA
- the hslO gene encoding Hsp33 family molecular chaperone HslO produces MGENYVIRATAMQGQIRAFACTTRDVAEEQRRVHNTSPIITAAVGRCMSAAVMMAVDMKGDKDLLTLSIRGDGPIRGITVTADTHGHVKGYCQNPNVILPANEAHHLNVGGAVGSGLLSVIRDSGLKEPYVGQTELRTGEIAEDLTYYFAASEQVPSSVGLGVLMTKENTVDQSGGFLIQLLPGAEEEVISRLEAQLSAIHSVTDMLKAGMRPEEMLRHILGDMELELKDRTEVSYHCDCSRERVEQVLLSISRKDLLELANEGKSQEVSCDFCGKRYLFSSEELKMLLNRSHLTSIKSVGGMKETNF; encoded by the coding sequence ATGGGAGAGAACTATGTGATCCGCGCGACGGCGATGCAGGGACAGATCCGTGCCTTCGCCTGTACGACCAGAGATGTCGCAGAGGAGCAGAGGCGCGTACACAATACTTCTCCGATCATCACTGCGGCGGTCGGCAGATGCATGAGCGCCGCAGTGATGATGGCGGTGGATATGAAGGGAGACAAAGACCTCCTGACGCTCTCGATCCGGGGAGACGGACCGATCCGAGGCATCACGGTGACGGCGGATACGCACGGACATGTGAAGGGCTATTGTCAAAACCCGAATGTCATACTTCCCGCGAATGAGGCGCATCATCTGAATGTGGGCGGTGCGGTCGGCAGCGGGCTGCTTTCTGTGATTCGGGACAGCGGACTGAAGGAGCCCTATGTCGGCCAGACCGAGCTCAGAACCGGAGAAATCGCAGAGGATCTGACCTATTATTTCGCGGCGAGCGAGCAGGTGCCGTCCTCTGTTGGACTCGGTGTGCTGATGACAAAGGAGAATACCGTGGATCAGTCCGGCGGCTTCCTCATTCAGCTCCTGCCGGGGGCGGAGGAGGAAGTGATCTCCCGCTTGGAGGCACAGCTCTCTGCGATTCATTCCGTGACGGATATGCTGAAGGCGGGGATGCGCCCGGAGGAGATGCTCCGGCATATTCTCGGCGATATGGAGTTGGAGCTGAAGGACAGAACCGAGGTCAGTTATCACTGTGACTGCAGCAGGGAGAGGGTTGAACAGGTGCTGCTTTCGATCAGCCGGAAGGATCTGCTGGAGCTTGCCAATGAGGGGAAATCGCAGGAGGTAAGCTGCGATTTCTGCGGGAAGCGTTATCTTTTCTCTTCGGAGGAACTGAAAATGCTGCTGAACCGCAGTCACCTCACTTCGATAAAGAGCGTGGGCGGAATGAAAGAAACAAATTTCTAA